One window from the genome of Plasmodium relictum strain SGS1 genome assembly, chromosome: 12 encodes:
- a CDS encoding nuclear import protein MOG1, putative, whose protein sequence is MEEKLCEYHFFNKYIKMVIPDSYLDVSKFRVIPDNQEVYVHKLDNKCIIIEILCYQNIDNNEKGKFYFYDLAKENDSIENIIILDNNAIPHSQKNYFLVVGKQKVKKQNSQVYENILLYICIFPFKEYNADILITWNIPREDLNIQPELNIFNEMIQSFRILDFSLFV, encoded by the coding sequence ATGGAAGAAAAATTATGtgaatatcatttttttaataaatatattaagatGGTTATACCTGATAGTTATTTAGATGTATCAAAATTTAGAGTAATACCTGATAATCAAGAAGTATACGTTCATAAACTTGATAATAAATGCATAATCATAGAAATTTTGTGTTATCaaaatatagataataatgaaaaaggaaaattttatttttacgaTTTAgctaaagaaaatgatagtatagaaaatattattatattagaTAATAACGCCATACCTCATTCAcaaaaaaactattttttaGTCGTTGGAAAACAAAAAGTTAAGAAGCAAAATTCACAagtatatgaaaatattttattatacataTGCATATTCCcttttaaagaatataatgCAGATATTTTAATCACATGGAATATACCAAGAGAAGATTTAAACATTCAACCAGAATTAAAcatatttaatgaaatgaTACAATCATTTAGAATACTTGATTTTAGTTTATTTGTTTAA
- the ALBA2 gene encoding DNA/RNA-binding protein Alba 2, putative, which produces MSGSNKSDTKLDNEIRVSYKSDALDYVYKAIVLFETYDEVILSGVGKAISSVVNVAEMVKRRAKGIHQFTKLYEKEHIIKREDTSGLKKNTKYDNKRLAEEDEEEDEENNKNKTTSNRIIEFSTTVPCMKIILSKNEEKINKNEIGYQKPLDEKEINVMTPEQILKEKAYRRRYRRGGRGRGYRRTYYEASMWNNRRYEKRN; this is translated from the exons ATGAGTGGTAGCAATAAAAGTGATACTAAACTAGATAATGAGATAAGAGTAAGTTACAAGAGCGATGCATTAGATTACGTCTATAAGGCTATAGTTTTGTTTGAAACTTATGATGAGGTAATTTTATCAGGGGTAGGAAAGGCTATTAGTTCTGTTGTTAATGTTGCTGAGATGGTTAAGAGAAGAGCGAAAGGTATACACCAATTTACTAAACTTTATGAAAAAGAACATATAATTAAAAG AGAGGATACGAGTggcttaaaaaaaaacacaaagtatgataataaaagattagctgaagaagatgaagaagaagacgaagaaaataataaaaataaaacaactTCTAATAGAATAATTGAATTTAGTACGACTGTTCCAtgtatgaaaataattttatctaaaaatgaagagaaaataaataaaaatgagatTGGATATCAAAAACCATTAGatgaaaaggaaataaaTGTCATGACTCCTGAACAAATACTAAAAGAAAAAGCCTATAGAAGAAgat atAGAAGAGGAGGTAGAGGAAGAGGATACCGTAGAACATATTATGAAGCTTCAATGTGGAATAACAGAagatatgaaaaaagaaattaa